The Aphanothece sacrum FPU1 nucleotide sequence ATGTTATAATTGACTTTTTCAAATCTTCTATAACCCTATCTTCTGATGCTTCTACACTATAACCAAATATATGTTTTATGTTAGTATCACAATCTCGAACAGGGTAAATTTTATCTTTAATGTAATTAAAACCATAGATTTCAATATCTTTTAATACCAACTGTTCTAAACACCAGACTTTTCCCTCCAGAGTTTTAACGATATCTGCTATTTCAGGATTAATTAAAGTTTTTAAACAACGTTTATCTCCTGTTAATAAGTAACCTAAATCTTTCTGTTGATTAAAGTCGCTAATATAACTAATTAAAAGTGCTTCTCCTACGTCTATTCCTTTCGTTTTTTGTAATTTAATAAATATCTCTTGATTAACATCTTTTTCTGATATTTCACCACAAGATTCAGTCACATTTAAGGCTGCTTCTAAGTTGTATGTAACAGGGTTATTGCTTCTCTTTCGTTGATGATCTCGTCTAAATTTATATTTAAAGGTTTCAAGAATTTTAACCTTAGAACTATCAATCTCAAAAGTTTTTAGCGTTTTATCAAATAGGCTATAGGTTGCCAATTTCAAGATAATATCATTATCCAGACAATAAACAGAAATAGTCAAGGTTAAACTCCTAACACCTTTTCTAAATATTCATAGCTTTCATCATTAAACTTGTCCCAATCTAATCTATCAGCTAAATACTCATTAATTATCTTTTGTCCATTAGTTTCATGGTCTAGTGTATTTAAAGCTTTATTAGCAAACCCCCAGTTGTCATTATGCCAAGCGTTATTAAGGATAATAGAAGTTACTTCAACAGTGGGATTTTCTTGAGCTTTTTTCTTCGCGTGTGTAATTAACTGTTTATTATTATAAAATTTTTTATTCTTCAAACAGTTATCACAATCTCCTAACAGTAAATAAGTCGCAAATTGATTAGCTTGACATTCTTCATCATCATCATGACAATTGACCTCAATTTCTTCATCAACTAAAACCCCTTCTTCTAAGTGTCCTAATGCTAAATGTCCTAACTCATGGGCTAAGTCAAAAGTGACTCTAGCAGAGTGTTTATGCTGGGAACTCAAGATAATTACAGGACGATCCCCTTGCCATTGAATTAATCCAGCAAATTTCTTAGCTTTTTTGGGAAAGTTATGGAAACACCCCACAATAATTCCCTTATTCCAACAATATTCTAACAGGGATTTTAAATTTACGGTTGTATGAGTTGTTATGATTTCTTTTCTAATTTCTTTGACATCGGTAGGTATGGGTGTAAAATTAATTTCTGTACCGTAGGAAATCAACTCAGTTACCCGACTCGTCAAGGCTTGGGCAATATGAGGGTGTTCTTTATTATTACTGTTATGCTGTTTAAACTTGGTATGAGGGGGAGGATTAAATCTAACTTCTTCTTCAGGGACTAATAAGGATTTTAAGTCCAAGTTGAGGTTATTGGCAATATAACCGGCTCCTTCTAAGACAGCAACGGATTTATCGTTGAGTTCTTCATCCCACCAACTCGGTAAGCCATTTTCGCGGATGTAGTCTTGTTTTAGTCCAATTTTAGAGAGTTTCCCATAGAGGGCTGACATGGTAATCGTGTTTGTCATTTTCTTACCCTCCTTGTTCATGCTAATAGTTAAAACTTTATCTTAGTTTCAATCTCTCATAGGGATTTTGACTCTATTATAAATCTTTCTTTATACTTCTTAACATAATCTAAGGGTCTTCTTACGGAGGAAGATCAAAAAACGTAGGGGTCAACGGCCGTTGACCCCTACAAAAGATTTAAGCGAAAATTAGACTAGGAAGCTGCAGCTTGTCGTTCTTTAGCCTCTTTAATCACTTCTTCTGCCACATTCGCCGGACATGGGGCATAGTGAGAGAAAGACATGGAAAACTGACCCCGACCAGAAGTCATGGTGCGTAAGTCCCCAATATAACCAAACATCTCACTTAAAGGTACATCAGCCTTGATTCTTGCACCCATTGCACCCGTATCCTGAGATTTAATCATGCCACGACGACGGTTCAAATCTCCGATCACATCCCCCATATAATCATCAGGGGTGAATACATCCACCTGCATGATGGGTTCAAGTAACTGAGGGCCAGCTTTCGGTAAAGTTTGACGATAACCAGAACGGGCCGCAATTTCAAAGGCGATCGCGGATGAGTCAACCGGGTGGAAACCACCATCAGTTAAAGTAATTTTGAGATCCACACAAGGGAACCCGGCTAAAACACCCTTAACAATACTAGCCTCAAACCCTTTATTGACTGCAGGCCAAAATTCTCTGGGAACGTTCCCTCCAGTCACCTTAGACTCAAACTGATAGCCACTTCCGGGTTCTCCTGGCTCAATTATATAATCAATCTTAGCGAATTGACCTGAACCCCCAGATTGTTTCTTGTGGACATAAGTATCGTCAATGCGCTTAGTAATAGATTCTCGGTAGGCCACTTGGGGTTTACCCACTTCTACCTCAACCCCATGGGTTCGTTTGAGAATATCCACTTTGATGTCTAAGTGTAACTCACCCATACCTTTGATGATGGTTTCTCCGCTTTC carries:
- a CDS encoding ImmA/IrrE family metallo-endopeptidase, with the translated sequence MTNTITMSALYGKLSKIGLKQDYIRENGLPSWWDEELNDKSVAVLEGAGYIANNLNLDLKSLLVPEEEVRFNPPPHTKFKQHNSNNKEHPHIAQALTSRVTELISYGTEINFTPIPTDVKEIRKEIITTHTTVNLKSLLEYCWNKGIIVGCFHNFPKKAKKFAGLIQWQGDRPVIILSSQHKHSARVTFDLAHELGHLALGHLEEGVLVDEEIEVNCHDDDEECQANQFATYLLLGDCDNCLKNKKFYNNKQLITHAKKKAQENPTVEVTSIILNNAWHNDNWGFANKALNTLDHETNGQKIINEYLADRLDWDKFNDESYEYLEKVLGV